Proteins encoded in a region of the Paenibacillus sp. E222 genome:
- a CDS encoding DUF2515 family protein, producing the protein MTSVKTDSSESAHHGSILQMVRSIPGAAREVWRGKQAAWQASAQLRHPLRDMAWDSDMAATLQADVERLLPGNESSFARNTLSALVCEEDCIILEEIKTLTQENNRSNITRTAAYLECYEQYPELHWALLAHMVSRNGGYHMTDLQSDLMHNLQNQTDREHMYRLLERCNALIFQDAYPQLLLYMNSRRIGRSCFHLLSHFHVSAFMTPFWERFWLERCSSLLSVALIINEQNYIESRVVQHPYFQKQVLSKPAFHLHNLAGLNHIVFPLGREKGLAGRVIEHFGKLDERIMFGKGLYAMLFGVEQVYTQVLEFARSVPHRGSRAEYWPGLFTAHKDEAGEAELYSHELLHQEWLAEGQRLYSPELLAVWGDTPYEPITRQDWLQNRDCLGHLTIPRRPWLFEMSHEHRYGMLKTALAHDAKTLTH; encoded by the coding sequence ATGACTTCCGTTAAAACGGATTCCTCCGAATCTGCCCATCACGGGTCGATATTGCAGATGGTCCGGTCCATCCCAGGTGCCGCCCGTGAAGTATGGAGGGGTAAACAGGCGGCTTGGCAGGCCTCTGCACAGCTTCGTCATCCTTTGCGTGATATGGCTTGGGACTCTGACATGGCTGCTACCTTACAAGCTGATGTGGAGCGCCTATTGCCTGGAAACGAAAGTTCTTTTGCCCGAAATACGCTCAGTGCACTGGTCTGTGAAGAGGACTGCATTATTCTGGAAGAGATCAAAACATTAACGCAGGAAAACAACCGGAGTAACATCACTCGCACAGCAGCATACCTGGAATGTTACGAACAGTATCCAGAGCTGCATTGGGCCCTGCTGGCCCATATGGTATCCCGCAACGGCGGATATCACATGACCGATCTTCAGAGTGACCTTATGCATAATCTGCAAAATCAAACAGACCGTGAGCACATGTATCGACTACTGGAGCGATGCAATGCCCTCATTTTCCAGGATGCTTATCCCCAGCTTCTGTTATATATGAATAGCCGGCGGATCGGCCGGAGCTGTTTCCATTTGTTGTCCCATTTTCATGTATCGGCGTTCATGACGCCATTTTGGGAACGATTTTGGCTGGAGCGATGCAGCTCGCTGCTTAGTGTGGCCTTAATTATTAATGAGCAGAACTATATTGAGAGCCGGGTCGTGCAGCATCCCTATTTTCAAAAACAAGTGCTGTCCAAACCCGCATTTCATCTGCATAATCTGGCTGGGCTGAATCATATCGTATTTCCACTCGGACGGGAAAAAGGTCTTGCAGGCCGGGTTATTGAACATTTTGGCAAGCTGGATGAGCGGATAATGTTTGGCAAGGGCTTATATGCGATGCTGTTTGGAGTGGAACAAGTGTACACACAAGTATTGGAGTTTGCACGCTCGGTTCCCCACCGTGGCTCACGTGCTGAATACTGGCCTGGTCTGTTCACCGCACATAAAGATGAAGCCGGAGAAGCTGAGCTCTATAGTCACGAGCTGCTGCACCAAGAATGGTTAGCGGAAGGACAACGGTTATATAGTCCAGAATTGCTGGCCGTATGGGGTGATACTCCGTATGAACCGATTACCAGGCAGGATTGGCTGCAAAATCGCGATTGCCTCGGTCATCTCACGATCCCGCGCCGCCCCTGGCTGTTTGAGATGAGTCATGAGCATCGGTATGGCATGCTGAAAACGGCATTGGCCCATGATGCCAAAACCTTAACGCATTAA
- a CDS encoding thioredoxin family protein has translation MEKITSKSEFDVAIQSPRLTVAVFKADWCGDCKYIDPFMPEVEEKFARELKLIEVDVDQVGTVSEEQNILGIPSFVAYTDGRELVRYVNKLRKSREEIEQFLQRAVEVYNTIHK, from the coding sequence ATGGAAAAGATTACATCGAAATCGGAATTTGATGTGGCAATCCAATCTCCGCGTTTGACTGTAGCTGTATTTAAGGCAGATTGGTGTGGTGATTGCAAGTACATCGATCCGTTTATGCCTGAAGTTGAAGAGAAGTTTGCTCGTGAGCTGAAGTTGATTGAGGTCGACGTAGATCAGGTGGGTACAGTGAGCGAAGAGCAAAATATTCTGGGTATCCCCAGCTTTGTAGCTTACACGGATGGCCGGGAACTCGTTCGTTATGTGAACAAACTGCGCAAGTCGAGAGAAGAGATTGAGCAATTCCTGCAGCGTGCAGTTGAGGTGTATAACACGATTCATAAATAA
- a CDS encoding heme A synthase, giving the protein MKHLTLFKWLTVLTCLVMFLATFGGGVVTRTESGLGCGAEWPLCNGKLVPAHTVASLIEFSHRAVSALAGLLSIASFVAFLRFGKSRRDLQLFSLLTLIFVIVQGIMGAFAVVFSQSSAVMALHFGFALIAFASSLMMALGIRQEARHGGLERLNRYPRVSKGFRNLVWFSTIYTYLVVYTGAFVSHTDSAGGCSGFPLCNGQIIPELSGGVAVAFAHRVAAVSLVIVIAILGHFAYRKHPDNTELRALGVISVVLVLLQVVIGFGLMLTMNRPEVYMFVALAHMLDIAILFGVLTYMSFLVYKLHRPVNRF; this is encoded by the coding sequence TTGAAGCACTTAACCTTGTTTAAATGGTTAACCGTATTAACCTGTCTTGTCATGTTTCTGGCCACATTTGGCGGAGGCGTTGTAACCCGAACGGAATCGGGCCTCGGCTGCGGTGCAGAATGGCCTTTATGTAACGGAAAACTTGTGCCTGCACACACGGTTGCCTCACTTATTGAATTTTCCCATCGCGCCGTTAGCGCACTGGCAGGACTGTTGTCCATAGCCTCTTTTGTAGCATTTTTGCGGTTTGGCAAATCACGCCGTGATCTGCAGTTGTTTTCATTGTTAACGCTGATATTTGTGATTGTCCAGGGAATCATGGGGGCTTTTGCCGTCGTATTCTCCCAATCTTCCGCAGTCATGGCACTGCATTTCGGGTTTGCCTTAATCGCTTTTGCCAGCTCCTTGATGATGGCGCTTGGTATTCGGCAGGAGGCTCGCCATGGTGGATTGGAACGACTGAATCGATATCCGCGAGTCAGCAAAGGGTTCCGAAATCTGGTATGGTTTTCCACGATCTATACGTACCTCGTGGTATATACTGGAGCATTTGTGAGCCATACGGATTCTGCTGGAGGCTGTTCAGGCTTTCCGCTCTGTAACGGGCAGATTATTCCTGAGCTCTCGGGAGGCGTAGCTGTTGCTTTTGCTCACCGGGTGGCGGCTGTTTCATTAGTAATCGTCATTGCAATTCTCGGCCATTTTGCGTATCGCAAACATCCGGATAACACGGAATTAAGAGCGCTCGGCGTCATTTCTGTTGTACTGGTTTTATTGCAAGTGGTCATTGGTTTTGGACTGATGCTCACGATGAACCGTCCGGAAGTGTATATGTTCGTGGCGCTGGCGCATATGCTGGATATTGCCATTTTGTTCGGCGTATTAACTTATATGAGTTTCCTGGTGTATAAGCTGCATCGGCCCGTTAACCGGTTCTAA
- a CDS encoding Cthe_2314 family HEPN domain-containing protein, whose amino-acid sequence MLRTLLGEKPRKNEGILKDAMEAMADTLELFQRQMHVDHDPTHDFRKLYIWTQGLISSLDELEQSCFAASHFRQKVKAGSTDDMTLPEKAEYARYVYFYKDGFIRCFAILDKLGTVLNEMFELNTTNVKTHYSYFTVLRQFGYDKQHYVLANELIQIKDSYREPMSKLRKRRNMEIHYMNSEMQDDLWQLHQTLQGKVKLEDLDQHLLELREGVDMVCKTLKAAYGYINKKWHKQGVAQPPK is encoded by the coding sequence ATGCTGCGAACGTTGCTGGGTGAAAAGCCACGTAAGAACGAAGGCATACTTAAGGACGCGATGGAGGCGATGGCGGATACGCTTGAGCTATTTCAGCGACAGATGCATGTGGACCATGATCCTACCCATGATTTTCGTAAACTGTATATATGGACCCAGGGACTGATCTCTTCGCTGGATGAACTGGAGCAAAGCTGTTTTGCAGCTTCCCATTTCCGTCAGAAAGTCAAAGCGGGCTCTACGGATGATATGACATTACCAGAAAAAGCAGAGTATGCCCGTTACGTCTATTTCTATAAGGATGGCTTCATCCGATGTTTTGCCATTCTGGATAAGTTAGGTACAGTGTTGAATGAAATGTTTGAGCTGAACACAACCAATGTTAAAACACATTATTCTTACTTTACCGTATTAAGACAGTTCGGATATGACAAGCAGCATTATGTTCTTGCCAACGAACTCATCCAGATTAAAGATTCCTACCGTGAGCCAATGAGCAAATTACGTAAACGACGAAACATGGAGATTCATTACATGAATTCCGAAATGCAGGATGATCTGTGGCAGCTACACCAAACTTTGCAGGGGAAAGTGAAGCTGGAGGACCTGGATCAGCATCTTTTGGAACTCCGCGAGGGCGTAGACATGGTATGTAAGACGTTAAAAGCAGCGTACGGCTACATCAACAAGAAGTGGCATAAGCA